The following coding sequences lie in one Nerophis lumbriciformis linkage group LG02, RoL_Nlum_v2.1, whole genome shotgun sequence genomic window:
- the lyrm7 gene encoding complex III assembly factor LYRM7, which translates to MGTRLKVLSVFKSLHRTRMAVFKDDERALTAAKLKINEEFLKNKNESSEENIEKMIKMGSDVEVVLRKSVLQMEHVGDQKLLLRPRESLLLENVPYCDQPRKKS; encoded by the exons ATGGGTACTCGGCTGAAG GTCCTGAGTGTGTTTAAATCGCTGCACCGGACAAGAATGGCTGTATTCAAAGATGATGAGAGAGCACTGACAG CTGCCAAACTAAAGATCAACGAGGAGTTTCTTAAGAATAAAAATGAATCATCAGAAGAAAACATTGAGAAG ATGATCAAAATGGGCTCAGACGTGGAAGTAGTTCTACGGAAGTCCGTACTTCAAATGGAGCATGTCGGCGATCAGAAACTTT TGCTTCGACCAAGAGAGAGTCTTCTGTTAGAAAATGTCCCCTACTGTGACCAGCCCAGGAAAAAGTCATAA
- the dync2li1 gene encoding cytoplasmic dynein 2 light intermediate chain 1, which translates to MAKISSDKLWELAAAEVQSVENGGAEEGGGEAVGERTVFLMGSKAGGKTSILLRCLDRDEPAKPTLALEYTFGRRATGHNTPKDIAHLWELGGGTSLSDLVQIPITPASIRSLSVILVLDLSSPNALWGTMEKLMQAAQVQVEKAASQVMQDEKSRAGSKHQTSVSSATRVLPKDYPDRELISPFPVPLLIVGSKYDRFQEFSSDQRKVVSKTLRFVAHYHAASLIFTSIKSESQMSKTKSFFSRLAFNVETSKTISCDSSKPLIIPAGADSFSQIGSPPTTNVDIASLHARNPKDLWKKVFEHIFPPESLSEQKELKDPAKDPQYSEPQIDAMRAQKDQELEEYKKNAAKSWKGLELDT; encoded by the exons ATGGCTAAAATAAG CTCAGACAAGTTGTGGGAGCTGGCCGCGGCGGAGGTCCAAAGTGTGGAGAATGGAGGTGCGGAGGAGGGTGGAGGAGAGGCGGTTGGTGAGAGGACTGTCTTCCTGATGGGGAGCAAGGCCGGG GGCAAGACGTCCATTCTACTCAGATGTCTGGACAG GGATGAGCCGGCTAAACCTACTCTGGCTCTGGAGTACACCTTTGGCAGGAGAGCCACAGGACACAACACA CCCAAAGACATTGCCCATTTATGGGAGTTAGGAGGCGGTACATCCTTGTCAGACCTGGTCCAGATACCCATCACTCCTGCCAGCATAAG GTCTCTGTCTGTCATCCTCGTCTTGGACCTTTCCAGTCCAAACGCCCTGTGGGGGACTATGGAGAAGCTGATGCAAGCGGCACAAGTCCAAGTGGAGAAGGCTGCCTCTCAGGTGATGCAGGATGAAAAAAGTCGAGCTGGATCCAAACACCAAACGTCTGTCTCCTCTGCGACGCGTGTCCTGCCCAAAGACTACCCC GACAGAGAGCTGATCAGTCCTTTCCCAGTTCCTCTGCTTATTGTCGGCAGCAAGTACGACcgctttcag GAATTCTCCTCCGACCAGAGAAAAGTGGTGTCTAAGACGTTGCGTTTTGTTGCTCACTACCACGCGGCTTCTCTCATT TTCACGAGCATCAAGTCGGAGAGCCAGATGTCAAAAACGAAGAGCTTCTTCTCCCGTCTGGCTTTCAATGTGGAAACAAG TAAAACAATATCATGTGACTCCAGTAAGCCACTCATCATTCCAGCAGGCGCCGATTCTTTCAGCCAAATCG GGTCCCCTCCCACGACCAATGTGGACATTGCTTCCCTGCATGCCAGAAACCCCAAAGACCTGTGGAAGAAAGTCTTTGAGCACATCTTCCCTCCAGAG AGCCTCAGTGAGCAGAAGGAGCTGAAGGATCCAGCCAAGGACCCTCAATACAGCGAGCCTCAGATTGATGCCATGCGGGCACAGAAAGATCAG